In one Corallococcus sp. EGB genomic region, the following are encoded:
- a CDS encoding HEAT repeat domain-containing protein: MWSSRESIAAQLVALLKEAPQESVDLRFRGLSLLDIFGGEEQLPFLRELIFAPLEPYRIRVNALRVAARFGLTLSGQQFVQLYEGPVREEALAPSLDELFDYARLESFDDVMKEALLRLSPRERSRLLCSPRRVPQPPALDAWFFEHWYQSDRHLLLEECNVTVAFIQRGRPEAWRLLCEWSEGLSDARMEHLLVRLKGRNREEVARLANGSKSFHDFAARRLLLSLNALLAHWGEEELLRRLDRVVQAENVACTVPHQLVAHPTFFARAVELLGEWEVARRRVLYRRICDFDMAAGVRLHLYEQLREKDPAAAARWGLAAWRHPGNADLLRQILEGVIARAPVTEDRPVLLAALREPDEAVQLPALSALLSLGESGPGWMDRLHSLSHAESPRVRVLALAGLVQQGQREGLESLRRMAIAEPDKRVRSAALGWLGVLDSEDSRPLFVNALAQADRDAFNALSRRGEDEDLSLLLEVRLNGSFSQGVDNHFRHHLARREGRPVADGPPRDTSDGWCEACLMYE, translated from the coding sequence TCGCGGCCTCTCGTTGCTCGACATCTTCGGGGGCGAGGAGCAGCTCCCCTTCCTCCGGGAGTTGATCTTCGCTCCGCTGGAGCCCTACCGCATCCGCGTCAACGCGCTGCGTGTGGCGGCGAGGTTCGGCCTGACGCTCTCCGGGCAGCAGTTCGTCCAGCTTTACGAAGGGCCCGTCCGTGAGGAGGCGCTGGCTCCGAGCCTGGACGAACTCTTCGACTACGCGAGGCTCGAATCCTTCGATGACGTCATGAAGGAGGCACTGCTCCGCCTGTCTCCCAGGGAGCGGAGTCGCCTCCTGTGTTCCCCTCGTCGTGTCCCACAGCCCCCAGCGCTGGACGCGTGGTTCTTCGAACACTGGTACCAGTCCGACCGTCACCTGCTGCTCGAGGAGTGCAACGTCACCGTGGCGTTCATCCAGCGTGGGCGCCCCGAGGCCTGGCGGCTGCTCTGTGAATGGAGCGAGGGGCTGAGCGATGCCCGGATGGAGCATCTGCTGGTGCGCCTGAAGGGCCGGAATCGCGAGGAGGTGGCACGGCTCGCGAACGGCTCCAAGTCCTTCCATGATTTTGCCGCGAGGCGACTCCTGCTCTCCCTCAATGCGCTTCTGGCACATTGGGGGGAGGAGGAGTTGCTGCGTCGTCTGGACCGTGTCGTGCAGGCGGAGAATGTCGCATGCACCGTGCCGCATCAGCTCGTGGCGCACCCCACGTTCTTCGCTCGTGCCGTGGAGCTGCTGGGAGAATGGGAGGTTGCCCGGCGCCGCGTGTTGTACCGGCGCATCTGTGACTTCGACATGGCGGCGGGCGTCCGGCTCCATTTGTACGAGCAGCTTCGAGAGAAAGATCCCGCCGCCGCCGCGCGTTGGGGGCTCGCCGCGTGGCGCCACCCCGGCAATGCGGACCTCCTGCGTCAAATCCTCGAGGGCGTCATCGCCCGCGCTCCAGTGACCGAGGACCGTCCCGTGCTCCTGGCGGCGCTCCGCGAGCCGGATGAGGCGGTGCAGCTTCCGGCGCTGTCCGCGCTGCTCTCGCTCGGCGAAAGCGGACCCGGATGGATGGATCGACTCCATTCCCTGTCGCACGCCGAGAGTCCCCGTGTCCGCGTCCTCGCGCTCGCAGGGCTCGTTCAGCAAGGTCAACGGGAAGGGCTGGAGTCACTTCGGCGGATGGCCATTGCCGAGCCCGATAAGCGTGTTCGGAGTGCGGCCCTTGGGTGGCTCGGCGTGTTGGATTCCGAGGACAGCCGACCCTTGTTCGTGAACGCGCTCGCCCAGGCCGACCGTGACGCGTTCAATGCGCTCTCCCGGAGAGGAGAGGACGAAGACCTCTCCCTCTTGCTGGAGGTGCGCCTGAATGGAAGCTTCTCCCAGGGCGTCGACAACCACTTCCGGCACCATCTGGCCCGTAGGGAAGGCAGGCCCGTGGCCGATGGGCCTCCGCGCGACACCTCCGATGGCTGGTGCGAGGCGTGCCTGATGTACGAGTAG